Proteins from one Mycobacterium adipatum genomic window:
- a CDS encoding acyl-CoA dehydrogenase family protein, producing MDFTLSDEQQLLRDGLAKFLSTRYGLESSRTAAKSGPGWQPEIWRAFAEDLGILGAALPEEVGGIGGGPVEVMVIAEELGRALVIEPYVDAIVVAGGLLRRARSPLADALLEKVATGEAIVVLAATEAQSGDRWQDAHSTARPDGDHWLLNGSKIVVPHAPLATHLLVTASTAAGLSLFLVDLADAAPGLALHGYRTIDDRRAADVHLHDVRAALLGADGGAWESVAQARDEGAAAVAAEAVGNMRKVLGDTVEYCKQRQQFGAPIGSFQVLQHRMVDMHMELEQAVAAVYLAALNLDVDARQRARAVSAAKATVGRAARFIGQNAVQLHGGMGMTEELAIGHYFKRLTALQYEFGSTDHHVARYAALTRP from the coding sequence ATGGACTTCACGCTTTCCGACGAACAACAACTGCTTCGTGATGGGCTCGCCAAGTTCCTGTCCACACGCTACGGGCTGGAATCCAGCCGCACGGCCGCCAAGTCGGGCCCCGGCTGGCAGCCGGAGATCTGGCGTGCGTTCGCCGAGGATCTCGGCATCCTCGGCGCGGCCCTGCCGGAGGAGGTCGGCGGGATCGGCGGCGGCCCAGTGGAAGTCATGGTGATCGCCGAGGAACTGGGCCGGGCGCTGGTCATCGAGCCTTACGTCGACGCCATCGTGGTGGCCGGCGGGCTATTGCGGCGGGCGCGTAGCCCGCTCGCCGACGCCCTGCTCGAGAAGGTGGCCACCGGCGAGGCCATCGTGGTGCTCGCGGCGACCGAAGCGCAGTCGGGTGACCGCTGGCAGGATGCCCACAGCACGGCGCGTCCCGATGGTGACCACTGGCTGCTCAACGGCAGCAAGATCGTGGTGCCGCACGCGCCACTGGCGACGCATCTGCTTGTCACCGCCAGCACAGCGGCGGGCCTGTCGTTGTTCCTCGTCGACCTGGCCGACGCGGCGCCCGGCCTGGCCCTGCACGGGTATCGCACCATCGACGACCGGCGGGCCGCCGATGTGCACCTGCACGATGTGCGCGCCGCGCTGCTGGGCGCCGATGGCGGCGCCTGGGAATCGGTGGCACAGGCTCGCGACGAGGGCGCCGCCGCGGTGGCCGCCGAAGCGGTGGGGAACATGCGAAAGGTGTTGGGCGACACTGTCGAGTACTGCAAGCAGCGACAGCAGTTCGGCGCCCCGATCGGATCCTTCCAGGTCCTGCAGCATCGCATGGTCGACATGCACATGGAACTCGAGCAGGCCGTGGCCGCGGTGTATCTCGCCGCCCTGAACCTGGATGTCGATGCCCGGCAGCGCGCCCGCGCGGTGTCGGCGGCCAAGGCAACCGTCGGCCGTGCGGCCCGATTCATCGGCCAGAATGCGGTGCAGTTACACGGTGGCATGGGCATGACCGAGGAACTCGCGATCGGGCACTACTTCAAGCGGCTGACCGCACTCCAGTACGAATTCGGTTCCACCGACCATCATGTCGCCCGGTACGCCGCGCTGACCCGTCCCTAG
- a CDS encoding catalase family peroxidase: MLLGAAAIGGFLALHLGSVAYARGPVGSGGRLTPQSFIDAFQHVNGVHRGFRRNHAKGVSVTGYFESNGNGADLSRAAVLRPGRTKLVGRFSLPGGNPTVADTAGANRGLALAFGYPGSGQWRTAMLNIPVFTVNSPQGFYDQLLASKPAADTGKPDPDAMTQFLAAHPEAARARDVIKAQPPTSGFADSTYRGLNAFLFADTAGNATPVRWSLVPMQPIGTAAASGAGPNWMFDDLITAIRRNPLRWRLMLTVAEPQDDPNDATVAWPPERRVVDAGTVVLDAVEPERRGNARDINFDPLVLPDGIEPSDDPLLSARSAVYAASFRRRAGETSGTPAVEAGAVSR; encoded by the coding sequence GTGCTGCTCGGCGCCGCCGCGATCGGCGGTTTCCTCGCCCTTCATCTGGGCTCGGTGGCCTATGCCCGTGGACCGGTGGGTTCCGGTGGGCGGTTGACGCCGCAGTCGTTCATCGACGCCTTTCAGCACGTCAACGGCGTGCACCGCGGCTTTCGCCGCAATCACGCCAAGGGTGTGTCGGTGACCGGGTATTTCGAGTCCAACGGCAACGGCGCGGATCTGAGCCGGGCGGCGGTGCTGCGTCCCGGCCGCACCAAGCTGGTCGGCCGATTCTCGCTGCCGGGCGGCAATCCCACCGTGGCCGATACCGCGGGGGCGAATCGCGGTCTGGCACTGGCCTTCGGCTATCCCGGATCCGGACAGTGGCGCACCGCGATGCTGAATATCCCTGTCTTTACCGTCAACTCGCCTCAAGGTTTCTACGACCAATTGCTCGCGTCGAAACCCGCCGCCGACACCGGTAAGCCCGATCCCGACGCAATGACCCAGTTCTTGGCCGCCCACCCGGAGGCCGCCCGCGCGCGGGACGTGATCAAGGCACAGCCACCGACGTCGGGTTTCGCCGACAGCACCTACCGCGGACTCAACGCGTTTCTGTTCGCCGACACCGCCGGGAATGCCACCCCGGTCCGGTGGTCACTGGTGCCGATGCAGCCCATCGGCACGGCTGCCGCATCCGGTGCCGGACCGAACTGGATGTTCGATGATCTCATCACCGCCATTCGCCGAAACCCGTTGCGCTGGCGGTTGATGCTGACCGTCGCCGAACCCCAGGATGACCCCAACGACGCCACGGTCGCGTGGCCACCCGAGCGGCGGGTGGTGGACGCCGGCACCGTCGTGCTCGATGCAGTCGAGCCCGAGCGCCGCGGCAATGCCCGCGATATCAACTTCGATCCGTTGGTGCTTCCGGACGGCATCGAACCGTCCGATGACCCGCTGCTGTCGGCTCGGTCGGCGGTGTATGCGGCCTCCTTCCGGCGACGGGCCGGCGAAACGTCAGGCACGCCTGCGGTCGAGGCCGGCGCGGTGTCGCGATGA
- a CDS encoding cytochrome b, protein MTDEPTVNRYSPSVRVLHWLTAALVFTALIVGFALANALADRTVLLAVHTTIGALILVITIIRIANRVRRRAPAMPSTVGRWERRVILGSEVAFYALLLAQPLLGWSMLSAAGVPVTVGPIALPPIAPVDAGLYALLRNGHSVLAYALVALISAHVSAVLLHAVTLRDGMLARMAARRWSTVGSR, encoded by the coding sequence ATGACCGACGAACCCACCGTCAATCGGTACAGCCCGTCCGTCCGTGTCCTGCACTGGCTCACTGCCGCGCTGGTCTTCACCGCACTGATCGTCGGCTTCGCGTTGGCCAACGCGCTCGCGGACCGCACCGTGCTGCTGGCCGTGCACACGACCATCGGGGCGTTGATCCTGGTGATCACCATCATCCGGATCGCCAACCGCGTACGCCGCCGCGCGCCGGCCATGCCCTCGACCGTGGGCCGGTGGGAGCGTCGCGTCATTCTCGGATCGGAGGTGGCGTTCTACGCGTTGCTGCTGGCACAGCCATTGCTGGGCTGGAGCATGCTGTCGGCCGCCGGCGTTCCGGTCACCGTCGGCCCCATCGCGCTCCCCCCGATCGCCCCGGTGGACGCGGGCCTGTACGCGCTGCTGCGCAATGGTCACTCGGTGCTGGCATATGCCCTGGTAGCGCTGATCTCTGCGCACGTTTCGGCGGTCCTGCTGCACGCCGTGACGCTGCGGGACGGGATGCTCGCGCGGATGGCGGCACGCCGGTGGAGCACCGTCGGTTCCCGGTGA
- a CDS encoding sigma-70 family RNA polymerase sigma factor — translation MLTTLYLAHGDAVRRFVAGYVVDPQHREDIVQETFTRAWRNVDKIDTAGGNPRSFLFSIAHNAVIDQWRARSRRPEVLTDRDTAIATDDGVDASLQRILLAESMRRLSADHRAVIKALYFDDMTLAQAADRLGVAVGTIKSRSYHAVRALRAVFDEMGLL, via the coding sequence GTGTTGACCACGCTGTATCTCGCCCACGGCGACGCCGTTCGCCGCTTCGTCGCCGGCTACGTCGTCGATCCGCAACACCGTGAGGACATCGTGCAAGAGACCTTCACTCGGGCGTGGCGCAACGTCGACAAGATCGACACCGCCGGCGGTAACCCGCGTTCGTTCCTGTTCTCCATCGCCCACAACGCCGTGATCGACCAGTGGCGTGCGCGATCCCGACGCCCAGAAGTGCTGACCGACCGGGACACTGCTATCGCGACCGACGACGGCGTCGACGCCTCGTTGCAGCGAATTCTGCTCGCCGAGTCGATGCGCCGGCTCAGCGCCGACCACCGTGCGGTCATCAAAGCGTTGTACTTCGACGATATGACGCTCGCGCAGGCCGCCGATCGGCTCGGTGTCGCGGTGGGCACGATCAAGTCACGCAGCTACCACGCCGTGCGGGCGCTGCGTGCGGTCTTCGACGAGATGGGGCTGCTATGA
- a CDS encoding anti-sigma factor family protein, giving the protein MNDDPHVLLGAYILGGLDPAERRQFEAHLRGCSQCQREGADYAGVSALLAKVDPADLVVDDSPTPRSRSARRWWISGAALASAAAVAVGIATVTVIGPPEPTVTHTYAVQEVSGDVAGRVTLTAKPWGTAISIDFEKLPREGVFTLRTMDGQGTMQPAANWAGMPSGKGVVQGATSIQLPELRTLNVVDTNDAVLATVQR; this is encoded by the coding sequence ATGAACGATGACCCACATGTTCTGCTCGGTGCCTACATCCTCGGCGGTCTCGATCCCGCCGAGCGGCGGCAGTTCGAAGCGCACCTCCGCGGATGTTCGCAGTGTCAACGTGAGGGTGCCGACTACGCAGGAGTATCGGCATTGCTGGCGAAAGTCGACCCCGCAGATCTGGTAGTCGACGACAGCCCGACACCAAGGTCACGCAGCGCCCGCCGATGGTGGATATCAGGAGCCGCCCTCGCCAGCGCCGCCGCAGTTGCCGTGGGTATCGCTACCGTCACCGTCATCGGGCCGCCCGAGCCAACAGTGACTCACACCTACGCGGTGCAAGAAGTCAGCGGGGACGTCGCGGGCCGGGTGACGCTGACAGCGAAGCCCTGGGGCACCGCGATATCGATCGACTTCGAAAAGCTACCGCGCGAAGGTGTTTTCACCCTGCGGACGATGGATGGTCAAGGCACGATGCAGCCGGCGGCCAACTGGGCGGGCATGCCGTCCGGCAAGGGGGTGGTGCAGGGGGCCACCTCGATACAACTGCCGGAGTTGCGCACGCTCAACGTGGTCGATACGAATGACGCTGTGCTGGCGACCGTCCAGCGGTGA
- a CDS encoding 4Fe-4S binding protein has product MAYVITQNCCKDASCVPVCPVDCIRPVHGGAADMLYIDPQSCIDCGACFDECPVGAIHYEEDLPAGQERFKDINAAYFTRHPLEADTTAAPPSRPGVAPGELRVAVVGAGPAACYAAAELIDIDGVEVNLFERLPTPFGLIRAGVAPDHQHTKALVGIFERIFANPRLGCHLGVEIGRDLSHDDLLAHHHAVIYAVGAGTSRQLGIPGEHLPGSHPAADFVGWYNGHPDHAGRTFDLGTERAVIVGNGNVALDVARILLTDQPRLSATDIAEHALESLRDSLIREVVILGRRGVADAAFSVGEFLALGHLDGVDVIIDGPLEDPAEGTDLWATLKLDIAREYAERPVTPGNKRIVFRFMTSPVEIVGQDAVQALRTTGGDLDTGLVLRSIGYRGSAIDGLPFDEAAGLVPNVAGRVDGVPATFVTGWIKRGPRGVIGTNRTCAEETVSQLWRDHLEGTLDRHVRGPDALRKLLQDRGVQAIDWQGWRAIDTAERERGAAASRPRVKFIGIPEMRTAALRST; this is encoded by the coding sequence ATGGCCTACGTGATCACGCAGAACTGCTGCAAGGACGCCAGCTGCGTGCCCGTCTGCCCGGTCGACTGCATCCGTCCGGTGCACGGCGGCGCGGCGGACATGCTTTACATCGACCCGCAATCGTGTATCGACTGTGGGGCCTGTTTCGACGAGTGTCCCGTCGGCGCGATCCACTACGAGGAGGATCTACCCGCCGGGCAGGAGCGTTTCAAGGACATCAATGCCGCGTACTTCACCCGGCATCCGCTGGAAGCCGACACCACGGCGGCGCCGCCGTCCCGTCCCGGCGTCGCACCCGGTGAGCTGCGGGTTGCGGTGGTGGGCGCGGGCCCGGCAGCCTGCTACGCCGCGGCCGAACTGATCGATATCGACGGGGTCGAGGTGAACCTGTTCGAGCGGCTGCCCACCCCGTTCGGGCTGATCCGCGCCGGCGTTGCGCCCGATCATCAGCACACCAAAGCGCTGGTCGGCATTTTCGAACGGATCTTCGCCAATCCGCGATTGGGGTGTCACCTCGGCGTCGAAATCGGGCGTGACCTCAGTCATGACGACCTGCTCGCCCATCACCATGCGGTCATCTACGCGGTCGGCGCGGGAACCAGCCGCCAACTGGGCATCCCAGGGGAGCACCTGCCGGGCAGTCATCCGGCCGCCGATTTCGTCGGCTGGTACAACGGGCATCCCGACCATGCCGGGCGCACATTCGATCTCGGCACCGAACGCGCCGTGATCGTCGGCAACGGCAACGTGGCCCTCGATGTCGCGCGGATACTGCTGACGGACCAGCCGAGGTTGAGCGCGACCGATATCGCCGAGCACGCACTGGAATCACTGCGGGACAGCCTGATCCGTGAAGTCGTCATCCTGGGCCGACGGGGTGTCGCCGACGCGGCCTTTTCGGTGGGCGAGTTCCTTGCCCTGGGCCACCTCGACGGTGTCGATGTCATCATCGACGGGCCACTGGAGGATCCGGCGGAGGGCACCGACCTGTGGGCCACCCTGAAACTGGATATCGCGCGCGAGTACGCCGAGCGTCCGGTGACTCCGGGCAACAAGCGCATCGTGTTCCGCTTCATGACCAGTCCGGTGGAGATCGTCGGCCAGGACGCGGTCCAGGCACTGCGCACGACCGGCGGCGACCTGGATACCGGATTGGTGCTGCGCTCCATCGGGTACCGCGGTAGCGCGATCGACGGTCTGCCGTTCGACGAGGCCGCGGGCCTGGTGCCCAACGTGGCCGGACGTGTCGACGGTGTGCCCGCCACCTTCGTCACGGGATGGATCAAACGCGGACCGCGCGGGGTCATCGGCACCAACCGGACCTGCGCTGAGGAAACCGTGAGCCAACTGTGGCGTGATCACCTCGAGGGCACTCTGGACCGACATGTGCGCGGTCCGGACGCACTGCGGAAACTGCTGCAGGACAGGGGAGTCCAGGCCATAGATTGGCAGGGATGGCGGGCCATCGACACCGCCGAACGCGAGCGCGGCGCCGCCGCGTCGCGGCCCCGGGTGAAGTTCATCGGGATACCGGAGATGCGCACCGCGGCGCTCCGGTCCACCTAG
- a CDS encoding TetR/AcrR family transcriptional regulator, with amino-acid sequence MSSPVVAEVTYLQDPAHRRKHTHRQVFGAAAAIVGARPEPAVAELSMAELAARARIDPSTVSAHFASIDAMFAELYLNRVYELPLTVDPRAGARARVSAQLRAVTLVLADEPLLAAACARALLRDGDAAVAAVRTRVAAEVHRRTAAALGMGAWPEVLDTVQTMFWGALLQVQTSVMSYHAMADRLDTMLALILPDTD; translated from the coding sequence ATGTCCAGCCCCGTGGTGGCTGAGGTCACCTATCTGCAGGATCCGGCGCACCGCCGCAAGCACACCCACCGACAGGTGTTCGGTGCCGCGGCCGCGATCGTCGGTGCCCGCCCCGAGCCAGCCGTGGCCGAACTGTCCATGGCCGAGCTGGCCGCCAGGGCCCGTATCGACCCGTCCACCGTGTCGGCGCATTTCGCGTCCATCGACGCGATGTTCGCCGAGCTGTACCTCAACCGCGTCTACGAACTGCCGTTGACCGTCGACCCCCGCGCCGGCGCCCGAGCCCGGGTCAGTGCCCAACTGCGGGCCGTGACGCTGGTGCTGGCCGACGAACCGCTGCTGGCCGCGGCCTGTGCACGCGCACTTCTGCGCGACGGTGACGCTGCGGTGGCCGCTGTGCGCACCCGGGTGGCCGCCGAAGTGCATCGGCGGACCGCCGCCGCGCTCGGCATGGGGGCCTGGCCCGAGGTGCTCGATACCGTGCAGACCATGTTCTGGGGCGCGCTGCTCCAGGTGCAGACCAGCGTGATGAGCTATCACGCGATGGCCGACCGGCTGGACACCATGCTCGCGCTGATCCTGCCCGACACCGACTGA
- a CDS encoding AMP-binding protein, with product MTTDLIHDLVTAAAGTAPDRAALIEPDGTVVSFAQFDFQVQERASWITERSRPGDRIAVLADNSADYARLYYAVPRSGRILTLINQRLSVAEHLDQLRRVRPALVVGDARYLEPLGDAAHDIVTFGGPLWQQHSATSPDVAVQPDDPAWLLFTSGSTGTPKGVLHSHRSVTTAVRGTVAGRSVRPGGVYLLPFPMCHIAGYNMLVHHSVAATVLPVPAFRPEFFVAAVNAHGVTSCSLAPTMLHSLLEHLQDAPTELPTLRDISYGSAAIPAALLRRAVDRLGVAFHQGYGMTETGGNITFLGPTEHLSGDPEVLRSAGHPHDEVCIRIASDGEILVRGAQVAARYWPDGPVTIDGWLHTGDAGYLDDCGRLVVTDRLKDIIITGGENVSSREVEDVLSLHPGVAQTAVIGVPDEYWGEAVCAVVVPSAASHPSADELIAHVRAHLAGFKRPRRVLFVDELPLTSNGKIAKSVLREAVQR from the coding sequence ATGACCACCGATCTCATCCACGACCTGGTGACCGCCGCAGCCGGCACGGCACCGGACCGTGCCGCCCTCATCGAACCCGACGGCACCGTGGTCTCGTTCGCCCAGTTCGACTTCCAAGTACAAGAGCGCGCATCCTGGATCACCGAGCGCAGCCGCCCCGGTGACCGCATCGCGGTGCTCGCCGACAACAGCGCCGACTATGCGCGCCTCTACTACGCGGTACCACGCAGCGGCCGCATCCTCACCCTGATCAATCAGCGGTTGAGCGTTGCCGAGCACCTCGACCAGTTGCGCCGGGTCCGGCCCGCCCTGGTGGTGGGCGACGCCCGCTATCTCGAACCGCTCGGCGATGCCGCGCACGACATCGTGACCTTCGGTGGGCCGCTCTGGCAACAGCATTCGGCAACGTCACCGGATGTCGCGGTGCAGCCTGACGATCCCGCGTGGTTGCTGTTCACCAGCGGCTCCACCGGCACACCCAAGGGTGTCCTGCACAGCCACCGCTCCGTCACCACCGCGGTGCGCGGCACGGTCGCGGGCCGCTCGGTGCGTCCGGGCGGGGTCTACCTGCTGCCGTTCCCGATGTGCCACATCGCCGGCTACAACATGCTGGTGCACCATAGCGTCGCCGCGACGGTGCTGCCGGTGCCCGCCTTCCGACCGGAGTTCTTCGTTGCAGCGGTCAACGCCCACGGGGTGACCTCATGCTCCCTGGCCCCGACGATGCTGCACAGTCTGCTCGAGCATCTGCAGGATGCGCCGACCGAGTTGCCGACCCTGCGCGACATCTCCTACGGGTCCGCCGCGATTCCGGCCGCGCTGCTGCGTCGCGCCGTGGACCGGCTCGGTGTCGCATTCCACCAGGGCTACGGCATGACCGAAACCGGCGGCAACATAACCTTTCTCGGGCCGACCGAGCACCTTTCCGGCGACCCGGAGGTGTTGCGCAGCGCGGGCCACCCGCATGACGAGGTGTGCATCCGCATCGCCTCCGACGGTGAGATCCTGGTGCGCGGAGCCCAGGTCGCCGCGCGGTACTGGCCGGACGGTCCGGTGACCATCGATGGCTGGTTGCACACCGGCGACGCCGGGTACCTCGACGATTGCGGCCGCCTGGTGGTGACCGACCGTCTCAAGGACATCATCATCACCGGCGGGGAGAATGTGTCCTCGCGCGAAGTCGAAGATGTGCTCTCGCTGCACCCGGGTGTGGCGCAGACCGCCGTCATCGGCGTGCCCGACGAGTACTGGGGGGAGGCGGTCTGCGCGGTCGTGGTGCCCAGTGCCGCGTCACACCCCAGTGCCGATGAGCTGATCGCCCACGTGCGGGCGCACCTGGCCGGCTTCAAGCGGCCCCGGCGGGTGCTGTTCGTCGACGAACTGCCGTTGACGAGCAACGGCAAGATCGCCAAATCGGTGCTGCGAGAGGCGGTACAGCGGTAG
- a CDS encoding DUF2127 domain-containing protein, translating to MDFALRSCGLHGHATFAPDEVELADRLRVDTPVGEAWRCLRCETFVVGAPRGRGPADTAPEVPRGRLLRDRTLMRALAVERVIRALIILLVAAGVFELRSARTELQQKFEAELPLIRPLSDQIGWNLDDSKIVQRIGEVFTLSETTLWWIAAGLVAYALIELVEAVGLWSMKRWGEYFAVVATSAFLPLEIYELTEKVTTLRLLAVLINIVAVLWLLWSKRLFGLNGGGRAYLAEHHTESLLSVERAGLNKA from the coding sequence CTGGACTTCGCACTGCGGTCTTGCGGTCTGCACGGGCACGCGACGTTCGCGCCCGATGAAGTCGAACTCGCCGATCGGCTGCGAGTCGACACCCCGGTCGGTGAGGCGTGGCGGTGCCTGCGCTGCGAGACGTTCGTCGTCGGCGCGCCCCGTGGGCGCGGGCCCGCCGACACCGCTCCGGAGGTGCCCCGCGGGCGGCTGCTGCGCGACCGCACGCTGATGCGGGCGCTCGCCGTCGAACGCGTGATCCGCGCGCTGATCATCCTGCTGGTCGCGGCAGGAGTATTCGAACTGCGCAGCGCCCGCACCGAACTGCAGCAGAAGTTCGAGGCCGAGCTCCCGTTGATCAGACCGCTGAGCGACCAGATCGGTTGGAACCTCGACGATTCCAAGATCGTCCAGCGCATCGGTGAGGTCTTCACGCTGTCGGAGACGACATTGTGGTGGATTGCGGCCGGGTTGGTCGCCTACGCGCTCATCGAGCTCGTCGAGGCGGTCGGGCTGTGGTCGATGAAGCGTTGGGGTGAGTACTTCGCGGTGGTGGCCACCAGTGCATTCCTCCCGCTGGAGATCTACGAATTGACCGAGAAGGTCACTACCCTGCGGCTGCTGGCGGTACTGATCAATATCGTGGCGGTGCTGTGGCTGTTGTGGAGTAAGCGGCTGTTCGGGCTCAACGGCGGAGGGCGGGCCTATCTGGCCGAGCACCACACCGAGAGCCTGCTCAGCGTCGAGCGGGCCGGCTTGAACAAGGCTTGA
- a CDS encoding Rv1355c family protein, whose protein sequence is MPIAYRAQILDPAEPADRTVLDSLRADPGIEFLDHHGLQLASLQKLRPAPEQELLAEPARWAFYPWRRAAVAVLGPRSFRTLRLDRNRNSITATEQDRLGELSVGVAGLSVGHIIAHTLAMQGVCGKLRLADFDELELSNLNRVPATVFDLGVNKAHVAARRIAEIDPYLPVEVFDTGLNADTLDAFVESLDIVVEECDALHIKAILRLAAQQRRIPVLMATSDRGIVDVERFDHEPGRPILHGLLGQLDIDLLPGMTNREKIPHILRHLEADRLSARIAASLIEIDKSLSTWPQTAADVGIGACALTEAVRRIGLGEELRSGRTRLDIGWALDQIHEPEMAHHSGDDAEWIDSPSGAGISACTPGDLAGDLAVAAMRAPSGGNVQPWHIEVRPDGVDIGVAPAYKSTMDVGFRGSAVAVGAALLNIRIAAAAHGALGEVTVTEDAGGVPLQARLHLGTGTDDDLAGLFAAMMSRETNRHHGQPQPVDPDVAAALTAAAERQGGRLRLLTSRADLDTVATIFAAADRIRFLTGHLHAEMISELRWPGDPDPDAGIDVRNLEFDEGGMALLGVLRRPDVMAQLAEWKAGSALGDDMRDRVLASSALAVISVPGRNLRDYAIGGSAVEAVWITAQQRGFGAQPVSPAFLYAQTVEDLHELSPSFAGELEELQQEFDALIGLGADESVALTLRLAGTPPTSLPSRRSRDRLSLVI, encoded by the coding sequence ATGCCGATCGCTTACCGCGCACAGATTCTGGACCCGGCCGAGCCCGCGGATCGCACGGTCCTGGACTCGCTGCGCGCCGACCCGGGCATCGAGTTCCTCGATCACCATGGCTTGCAGCTGGCGAGCCTTCAGAAGTTGCGTCCGGCACCGGAGCAGGAACTGCTCGCCGAGCCCGCCAGATGGGCGTTCTATCCGTGGCGGCGTGCGGCCGTCGCGGTACTTGGGCCGCGCAGCTTTCGTACGCTGCGGCTGGACCGTAACCGCAACAGCATCACCGCCACCGAGCAGGATCGGCTCGGCGAGCTCTCGGTCGGCGTCGCCGGGCTGAGCGTCGGGCACATCATCGCGCACACGCTGGCGATGCAGGGAGTGTGCGGGAAACTGCGATTGGCCGATTTCGACGAGCTGGAGCTGTCGAACCTGAACCGGGTGCCGGCCACTGTCTTCGATCTGGGAGTCAACAAGGCCCATGTGGCGGCACGCCGGATCGCCGAAATCGATCCCTATCTGCCCGTCGAGGTCTTCGACACCGGGCTCAATGCCGACACCCTGGACGCGTTCGTCGAGAGTCTGGACATCGTGGTGGAGGAGTGCGACGCCCTGCACATCAAGGCCATCCTCAGGCTGGCGGCGCAGCAGCGGCGGATTCCGGTGCTGATGGCCACGAGCGACCGTGGGATCGTGGATGTGGAACGTTTCGACCACGAACCCGGCCGGCCGATCCTGCACGGACTGCTCGGGCAACTCGACATCGACCTGCTGCCCGGCATGACCAACCGGGAGAAGATCCCGCACATCCTGCGCCACCTGGAGGCCGACCGGCTGTCCGCGCGCATCGCGGCCTCGCTGATCGAGATCGACAAATCGTTGTCGACATGGCCGCAGACGGCCGCCGACGTGGGCATCGGGGCGTGCGCGCTGACCGAGGCCGTCCGCCGGATAGGCCTGGGCGAGGAGTTGCGTTCGGGTCGGACCCGCCTCGACATCGGATGGGCACTCGACCAGATCCATGAGCCGGAGATGGCCCATCACAGCGGTGATGACGCGGAGTGGATCGATTCACCTTCGGGCGCGGGCATTTCGGCGTGCACACCGGGGGACCTTGCGGGCGATCTCGCGGTGGCGGCCATGCGGGCACCCTCGGGCGGAAACGTCCAGCCGTGGCACATCGAGGTGCGCCCGGACGGGGTCGACATCGGGGTGGCACCGGCATACAAGTCGACGATGGACGTCGGATTCCGCGGCAGCGCGGTCGCGGTCGGCGCGGCCCTGCTGAACATCCGGATCGCCGCCGCCGCGCACGGCGCGCTCGGCGAGGTGACCGTCACCGAGGATGCCGGCGGGGTGCCGCTGCAGGCCCGTCTACATCTCGGGACGGGCACCGATGACGATCTGGCCGGACTGTTCGCGGCGATGATGTCGCGCGAGACCAACCGCCATCACGGCCAACCGCAACCCGTCGATCCCGACGTCGCCGCCGCATTGACCGCGGCCGCCGAACGGCAGGGTGGCCGCCTGCGGCTGCTCACCAGTCGTGCGGATCTGGACACGGTGGCAACAATTTTCGCTGCCGCGGACCGGATACGTTTCCTGACCGGACACCTGCACGCGGAGATGATCTCGGAACTGCGCTGGCCGGGAGATCCCGACCCGGACGCCGGTATCGACGTGCGCAACCTCGAGTTCGACGAGGGTGGCATGGCATTGCTGGGCGTGCTGCGACGGCCGGACGTGATGGCTCAGCTTGCCGAGTGGAAGGCCGGATCGGCGCTGGGTGACGACATGCGCGACCGTGTCCTGGCCAGCTCCGCTCTCGCGGTCATCAGCGTGCCGGGCCGCAATCTTCGCGATTACGCCATCGGCGGGTCCGCGGTGGAAGCCGTCTGGATCACGGCCCAGCAGCGGGGTTTCGGAGCCCAGCCGGTATCTCCGGCCTTCCTGTACGCGCAGACGGTGGAGGACCTGCATGAGCTGTCGCCGTCCTTCGCCGGTGAATTGGAGGAGCTGCAACAGGAATTCGATGCGTTGATCGGGCTCGGCGCCGACGAGTCGGTGGCGTTGACCCTGCGTCTGGCGGGCACCCCGCCGACGTCGCTGCCCAGCCGGCGCAGCCGGGACCGGCTCTCGCTGGTGATCTGA